Part of the Streptosporangiales bacterium genome is shown below.
TGCGGCGAGACCCGCACCTCGGGCACGGGGTCACCGGCCCACTCCGCCTCCCTGATCTCGCGCATCGCGAGCTTGCGCTGGGCCCGGTCGAGCCGGTCGATGAACAGGATGCCGTCGAGGTGGTCGGTCTCGTGCTGCAGCGCGCGGGCGAGCAGCTCGCTCCCCCGGATCTCGACCGGCTCCCCGTACATGTTCTGCCCCTTGGCCACCACGTGCATCGACCGGGTGACGTCGTACGCGAGCCCGGGGAACGACAGGCAGCCCTCGTCGCCGTCCTGCTCCTCGTCGGAGAGCTCGAGGCGCGGGTTGATCAGGTGGTCGATCACGTCGTCGACGTTGTACGTGAACACCCGCAGCCCGATGCCGATCTGCGGCGCCGCGAGCCCGGCGCCGTTCGCCTCGAGCATCGTGTCTCGGAGGTCGGTGACGAC
Proteins encoded:
- the def gene encoding peptide deformylase, which translates into the protein MAIQPIRLFGDPVLRTPAEPVRDFDKELRKVVTDLRDTMLEANGAGLAAPQIGIGLRVFTYNVDDVIDHLINPRLELSDEEQDGDEGCLSFPGLAYDVTRSMHVVAKGQNMYGEPVEIRGSELLARALQHETDHLDGILFIDRLDRAQRKLAMREIREAEWAGDPVPEVRVSPHATRGRAF